ATGAGTGAAGCCACTCGTGAGACTTGGGACTTTAGCTCATCccagtgggaagcagcagctgtcaaTGAATCCGATTAATTGTGAGGGAGAGGACTTGCCCACCACCCTCAGTTTGGTGCCAGGGAGACGAGACAGGGAGAACAAAAATCACTCAAAAGTGGTCTCTGGAGAAAGAAATGCACACCTTGGGCAGGGGAGTTCAGGGTATtgagagctgctcctccccaaAATGGTAAGGGCTGCGACCAGCATGTCTTAGAAATCCCTGGACACATCCCATGTCCCATCATGCTCTGTCTGGGCCTCGCAGAACTTCAGGACTTCTGTTACGCTCAGAAAAGTTcccaattttcttttcctcaaaagctctaatgttttttttacagcagttgGAAAAATCATTACCCCGATTTTGGAATTTGTGCTGTCCGTTTTTTCTCTTGCGTGGCCCCTTTCTCAGTGCTGAAGCATCATAACTTCACACCCAGCAATTActtgctcttttattttcagggcTATGAACAGGTTGCAGTTGTGTGAGGGAGAGGACTTGCCCACCACCCTCAGTTTGGTGCCAGGGAGACGAGACAGGGAGAACAAAAATCACTCAAAAGTGGTCTCTGGAGAAAGAAATGCACACCTTGGGCAGGGGAGTTCAGGGTATtgagagctgctcctccccaaAATGGTAAGGGCTGCGACCAGCATGTCTTAGAAATCCCTGGACACATCCCATGTCCCATCATGCTCTGTCTGGGCCTCGCAGAACTTCAGGACTTCTGTTACGCTCAGAAAAGTTcccaattttcttttcctcaaaagctctaatgttttttttacagcagttgGAAAAATCATTACCCCGATTTTGGAATTTGTGCTGTCCGTTTTTTCTCTTGCGTGGCCCCTTTCTCAGTGCTGAAGCATCATAACTTCACACCCAGCAATTActtgctcttttattttcagggcTATGAACAGGTTGCAGTTGGTTTATTTTgacagctattttttttttttttaagcccagATGATCTCACTGTTACTCTGGGCATCCAGGGAACGGCGGTGAATTAAAAAGTTGAGGGTTTTCTTTATGGAAACATGGATTCATCATCACTTAACGTGAAGTTTAACAGCTTTCAGCATAGTGTATTAAAATATGCTCGTGAAATAAGGCTAATTGGACTGTCTGTGTTAGTGTAAACTACACTCAGGATAGATTGCTCGTTAAAGTTGCAGCATTTgttgtgtggttttggggtttttttgctaacGTGTGTGTCTGTTTTTATGTGACCCAGTTGGCTGGGGAAGCGATCAAGGGATTGGAGGATTTGGAGAGGAACCAGGAATTAAAGCACAGCTGACAAACCTCATTCGATCAATACGAACTGTTATGAGAGGTAAGGGCacaatattttctattattattgtgatgattatgatgatgattattattattgcaaTCTGAAATGTCTTGTTTCTGCACTAATCTATACTTCCTCTGGGCCTGGACTTTCTGTAAGAGGGTCCAGGCCTCACCTAAAGAGCCCTAATTCTGGTGAAAGTGCAAAAACATTCCCTGACTCTGGCTGGTGTTTCTCCTGCTGAGCTTTTGCCTTCCCTTTGGAGTTTGGCAGCTGGGAGGAAGCTTGGTGATCAACCAAAATGTGCAATTAGTGTCAATCACCTTGTCTAAATCCAACTTCATGGGAAGTACCTGTGAGGGAAATGTAATTCCGGGGTTTCTGAAAGGCAAGCCAGGCTTATGTGCCTCAGAAGATGGGGAGAAAAATACACTTAATTTGTCAGTTACTGATAGTTCTTCATTATGAAGGAcagcaaaaattcattttctagATGGTGATAGAGAGGGAGTAACAAACCTTAACCTGTCTTGCCTGCCACTGAgtaaaacccaaaacatttatTCTAAAGCACAGTAAAGCCAAGGATAGAAACTGAATTTTAGATGGTTTACTTTCATTTGGAGAAAGAGTTATTTGTGTTAAAGTTAAAACAGAACTAAAGGCTGTGGGTTAAAGTTAAAACATgctgtggaaaaatatttgtggtgTTGCTTTCTACTCATGTCTAGTATTCCTAGGATTTGAGCCTGGCTCCTTCCACTGGTCCCAACtttacagaggaaaattaagtgtatttctaaaattttggccaattctgctttttcttccaaggTTATATGAAGCACTGTCATTTTGTGatgtggaaaggaaaattgtcactattaatttctcctttcttttccctctgcagtgccatTAATAGCCCTGAACTCGATCACAATCGTTCTCCTCCTGTTGTTCGGCTGAAGACTCCCGGTAGAAATCCTTTGGACATCCAAAGAAACCAGTTGCTGACCACCACTGCTCCGATTTCCCTGGGATCCAGCACGGTTTAGCTGTCAATCTGACATTcaacttaaaataataaaagacaCTGTTTCTATTTATCCCATTTCCAAATGTTCCCTTGCAGTTTCATTAGGCAGGATCACGGGATCAATGCAACAACGCTGCAAACACATTGGACTGTGACCAGTTCTGTTGCTGCCTGTTCATAGTGTTGATTAATCATTAGAGTAAATGTCATAGGATGTTGCAGTGACTGGCAATGGGATGCAGCTTTTAAATGCCTCGTTACTCAGGGATGAATTTCCTTCAGTACGCTCtccaatttgtttttaaattgaggACAAAAACAATATGTTTGTTACCATTTCATTTACTACCGTGGAACTGTTTAAGGCGACATGAATTAGGCTCTGAAAACGTGTTCTAAAGAACACCTGTTATAAAGGATTGAAGTCCAGCTGTGATACGGAGGGAGATAAAACCAGCTGGGTAAAGTCCTGATTCAGGTTAACAttgaaagctgaattttcctgctttgaCTGGGGATTTTTGTCTTCAAATCAGTATTTCATGCTGATGGTAAAGTCAGTTGAAAATGGGTTCAACTGcagtgcaaaattaaaaaaaaattaaaaattaagaaaaaaaagctgtaccTAAAGCTGAGTAACTCTGTGTTAACTTTGGGGATATTAGTAATTAGCATTTGTTACTCTTCTGTCAAGGATTGTtattatactttttaaaatatgtattaaacTTCTGCGTGGTGATTACTGTGGTCGAAGTGGGGAACCATTTGTATTCTGAGcttcctggggagggggggggggggaatgcCAGGGGAGGTGAATACCCTGCGCTTTTCAGATGCATTTCTTTGTGAAAACCCGCGAATTTGCAGCCTCTTCTGTTACTGCTTCTTCCCCCCAGCTCTatcatcattttttaaattaagtgcTTTGAAAGTGCAACTGTGTGTGTGACTTTGCCTCTAATTGCTCTCCTACCCGTCTTGTCTCAATTAAGACTGCTCAGTTAGGTCTGAATTGGAAAAGGTGATTCTCATGTATCTTTCTAGAGAAGTTGGAATTCTTTGTCGGTTCCTCTggtaaaatgtttaattttaaagaggGGAAGCCTGGCAGTTTCgttattttaaagcagcttAGTCGATCATTTCTTCTCCTGAGGTCTTGATGACTAAAGCATACGCTGTTGTATATGAAGAAGAATCTGTAAAACATGTACATGCATTTAATGATCTTCAATCACAGTTTTTTGCAGAGTAAAGTAAATCCAGGAGGAGAGtttcatgtttccttttttcttagtgatttttgtaaataaatccTGAATTTCCAAATTGAGCACTCTCTTTCCTAACTCACTCTCGCTCTGTGTACAATGGGGATATCTCAAAACTCTGCTTCATCTTGTTCCAGATACCAGTTACTACTCTAATATGAAATGTGTAAATTTTTCCTCATCCCTGTGGCACTTGGCAATATCATCTCTCTGCTGTGGAGCTGTATTTTGGTTTATGTGGCAAATCCAGTGAGACGTGGGAGAAGGCAGAACAGGATCTGTAAATCTTAAAATGTGTGGATCTGTTAGAAGTAATTTCTTTATGATCTTTGTGTCAGAGGTGATGAGGATACAGCCTGGCACAGATCTGTCTTTTGTGGAAGTGGGGCAATGTCTGTGTGGAACATTTTGTAttcctattaattttttttgggaagaaaagcGACAATTGATGtttctgtggctgtggcactgggagcgACTTGGGTTTGAGGCACGGCGTGTCTGTAACTCCATTTCCACATCTGTTGACTGTCAAAACTTAATTCCTTCTTACTGAAATAAAAGCCAGTACTAAAGATTGCAAGcagcagctttaaaataaaacgggtgaaaagcaattttctcctccttgctgtgcttccagaggggctgcaggcacacgGGCTGGGCACGtgcagggagaaggagcagcGGGAACGCTGGAGGCAAAACCGGGACGAGTTTCACCTGACGGGTGAAAAATAGCGATTCAAAGTGGGGCAGCGgccggggatggagcagggagagggcgAGGGGAGTGCAGGGACAGCCGGGGAATAaccaccctgctgctgtcccctcgCGTGGCTTCCAGCAGTCCTGGAACGGCTCTGCGGCCAAAACTGCAAAAAACAAGGAATATGCAAAATAAAGTTACAACCTATGTGTACGCACCTTAGTAATAGCTATAAAACTACATATAAAATTCATATATATGAATTCTAATAATTCATATGTATGAATTGTATGTGCCTCAGATTAAAATTCACAttgcaaaaatatataaaggTATAAATGTAGAATTATAACTATaggtataaaaatatatttatatgtggATATAATAAGTGGATTAGTCACTGTGGACATGTTACGGATGTAATTTAGAACATTTAATTGCAGATATATAATGGGAATCATTTCTTTCCAATATCccatatatatttatgtataaataCATACTAGTTATTATGGGTATGATATATCCATATATGGATTTGATAATGTATTTTGTATATAACgtttatatacaaatatatcGATATATAGGTACATTATTATATATAGTATCCATGCAGGGCATAATATGCCCATATTATACAGATTATTGATATAGTATTGATAAATGGTTTATGGATATCCATAATCTATGGCTACAGATATAAACATGTCCATATAGGATATAAGggatataatttatatttattatgaTCATATCCACATAGGAGATTATTATAAACTGCATACATAGGATAAATAGGTTGTAACAGGTACAATAACAGGGATATAATGGGTATAACGGGTGTAACTTATACAATTTATAACCGTACCCATGTTACGATGCGCCTCGTGCCCTCAGGGCCATGCAGGCCGCCCCCCGCGCTGCCTGTCGCGACTGCCGGACACCGACCGGCCACAGGCCCGCTGAGGGCCGAGGTGGGAATTTATTTATGACAAAAACCACCacattctattttttattttccgCGCTGGCGGCGGGCGGGCCCGGCGTGGGGCtgggcggcccccccccccccccccccccccccccccccccccccccccccccccccccccccccccccccccccccccccccccccccccccccccccccccccccccccccccccccccccccccccccccccccccccccccccccccccccccccccccccccccccccccccccccccccccccccccccccccccccccccccccccccccccccccccccccccccccccccccccccccccccccccccccccccccccccccccccccccccccccccccccccccccccccccccccccccccccccccccccccccccccccccccccccccccccccccccccccccccccccccccccccccccccccccccccccccccccccggaacCATCTGCGCAGGGAAAGGGGAGTTCCCCGCGGTCGGGACTCCCCCGGTAGGGAATGGACCAGTCCGTGTGCCCGCTGTGAACTGGCGGGAAGGGGCGGTACCAAACGCGCGACACGGGGGTTTTCGGGGACGGAGGGCACATACCTGTGCCGTCAGCATCCTTCCATCGAGGGACATATATaccattatatttttataaaatatatctcTCTTTCCCTTAGGTTGTGTCTTGTTGTGTTCCTCGTGTCCTTGTCCCAGAGACCGGGGCTGAGGGGTCCCTGAGTGCTAAGGTGAGTTTTTGTTGTGAGGTGATTATGAAAACTGAGCTTCTGGGAAGGCCTTTGAGGACTTCCTGGCCAGTCCATGAGCTTTTTACTTAATATTAGACTGTGCTGAAAACTGGCTCTGCAGATAACTTCCATATTTCCCAGATGAATACACTGTGAACAGGAGAACCGATTGAAATGTAGGGTAAAAGTAAAATAACAGTAAAAGTaacagtagtagtagtaataataatactagttatttctgttgaaattgATGAAGCTCCTTTAGGAGTTCGGTTTTCATCTGACTGCCATTAACATTTAACTTTGGCTTTTCTGTCAACAGACATACAGTGAAAGAAGcgttttaatttattttcttgttgcAGAGAGCCAGCAGGGATAAAAAATAGTGGAATATTAAAATATCCTGTTGTATGTGTGTGCGTGTGGTGTACCTGAGACACAAGGCTCACGTGACCCTTTACAAAACTCTGCAAAGATAAAACTGGCAGACATTTATTACGGCAGGTTCCAGTATCCTGTTGATTActctgtgtgctttttttaaagtacaaacATGCTACATGCTGTCTGTAACCAAACCAGCTAACACAAAATTGTAATTTCTTGTAGGGTTGGCAGATTCCAGAGAGGTTTGGGTGTTATTACGGCAGGTTCCAGTATCCTGTTGATTCATCAgtgtgctttttttaaagtatccTTTACAAAACTCTGCAAAGATAAAACTGGCAGACATTTATTACGGCAGGTTCCAGTATCCTGTTGATTActctgtgtgctttttttaaagtacctGGCAGACATTTATTACGGCAGGTTCCAGTATCCTGTTGATTCATCAgtgtgctttttttaaagtacaaacATGCTACATGCTGTCTGTAACCAAACCAGCTAACACAAAATTGTAATTTCTTGTAGGGTTGGCAGATTCCAGAGAGGTTTGGGTgtgaagggaccttaaagctcatcccattccaccccctgccatgggcagggacaccttccactgtcccaggctgctccaattcccatccagcctggccttgggcactgccagggatccaggggcagccacagctgctctgggcaccctgtgccagggcctgcccaccctcccagccagcaattccttcccaatatcccatccatcgctgccctctggcactgggagccattgcctgtgtcctgtccctgcatgccttgGAAATTgtctctccctgcctttcctctcaGCTCCCTCAGGTACTGGAAAGCCAAAATCAaatcaccccaaagcttctcttcTATAATCtgagctctctcagccttttcagATGGTTATTGTCTATTGGAGCTGTATTGGGCATTTTCTGAGAAACAGCTCCTCAGACTTGTTCATGGAGCAAAATGCAGCACTTGCAGCACACAGGAGGGGAGGTGTTTGTTTCTGGAGACAGGTCTTTAGCCAGGTGACTCAAACAATCATCTCTCTGTTCCTTCCCTGGTGCCTTTGCCCTTCAAATGCTGGCTTTTATTTTGGGCTGAGTCCATAGAACCAGAAAAACTGCCTGGCTGTCCCTTTTGCAGGAGCGTGGAATGACTCTTGGAGGTGCTGGCTATGCATGAGCCCTGAGAGCTTGCATGCTAAAAATCTGCAGAGCCCTGTCTCTCACCACCGAGCAGCCTCAGAGTGGCTGTGGTGTGGGCTGCATCAACCTAGATCTctcttacaaaaataaaatcagcagtGTCCACCTTGGCAGAGCATTTTGAGCTTTACAGCCAGAGCAGTGtgtctttattttcactgttgGTGTTGGTGGGACCTGCTGAAATATTCTTTCTGAGGACTCGAGGCAGCAGTCCCAGATCTAATGACCCTAATCCCCATCACCCTCGTTCAgagaactttattttattttcgTGCACTTAAAGAACAAGCAGCACCTGATTCCCACGGAGCCTTCGGGAAGCAAAACACCACGACGTCAATTGCGTGGGGCGATTTTCTGAAACCCTGCCTTTTATCCCCGGTGCAGGGAGGCCCATTTCAccactgctgggagcagtgaggTGCCTGCGGAGCTGTCCCTGGGCGCTGTCCCTGCCGTGTGCTcggcagctgaggctgctgtgcccGTGCCGGGCGCGATGTCGGCGCGGCGGGCGCTGAAGGCCGTGCTGGTGGATCTCAATGGCACCCTCCACATCGAGGATTCGGCCGTGCCAGGCGCCCAGGAGGCTCTCAGAAGGCAAGTTTCGCCTCTCTCTTTTAGGTTTCCTCTGGGAGGTGGTGTTTGCAGAAAAGGGGTGGGTGAGTGGAGCAAACTCCGTGACAAACGAGGTTCACTTTCCtggtaaattttaaaaggtttaataatAAAGACAATAAGagacaaacaataaagcaaaaggttatGCAGACAGGTGCTTTACATTCAGCCAAGAGCATACACTAACtcagaaaatacttctttaaaTGCGTCAACATTTTGCATATTCGTAGACCTGCATGCATTATTCAAAATCATTCCCCCTCAACCCgtaaatcaacattttttttttatttctccttatgGCTCCATCCTGTCGGTGCTCCCTGATAAAAGAAAAGATCAATAAACTCCTTCCCTGGAGTTCTGGTGTCCAATAATCTAACAATGTGAAGAATTTCCTGGTTATCTTTTTACCATTCTCTGAGTTAGTTACATGAACGAAAGCTTTTTACATCACCATGTTGTAgtccaagaaaaatatatttaacacaCTACTGTTTCTAAATTTTGTTAAtagcagaactaaaaaaaaCTGTATTCATACAGCAAAGTTTTCCAAAATTATACATacagcattcattttaatatttgtgaaaagccAATAATATAACATGTACTTATAACACAGCCAAATCCTTTACCCTGTGTTAATGCCAGGAGAACTCAGCAGAGGGTGGAGATCCTGTTGTAACCTgagcccctgctgctctcctcagtggctctttctgtgttttccaagcCTGTTCTAGACATAAAACTCCCAATATTCGAGGTGTCTCCACTGATTCACATGTGAGACAGCTGTAGTTGAATTTGGGTGAACTCCCCCAAAATCAGTTCAGCTGAGCTGTTCCTCAGGGCCTTGTTTAATTACAGGAACCTGATCATCTGGCAAATCTTTCAGGTCTGTGCTGAGATGCAGTGGGATAACAGGAAAGCTTGGTCAAGGGAGCAAGGCAACCTCTGAAGAGTTCTCATTTCATTCAGACAAGGCTTTTCTCAGTTATTACTGTTTTAAAGTTTCTTTCTGCTGGGCAgacagcctctttttttttttcttttgtaggaATTTCAACACATTAATAAACAGGACAGTTAACTCTTTGTCTTGTGGTGAAAGGGTGCCTAAAGACGCTGAGGCACAGCAAAATGATTTATTCCAACCAAGTCAGTGGTGAAATAGGACACGCAATTCCAGGAATATTTGTGGTGTTTTTCTGGAGAAGACATCTTGCAATGGATGAGGAAAAATACCAGACTGATAGGTGATATTGTGTGAATGATGGAGGACACTAAGATTCTGGGGCACGAAATTAATCAGGATATAGGAGCAGAACTGGACCCTCTACTGGAGCTGAATGGGCTGCTAAGGGTTTTACAAAGCTGGGCTGTTGCTCAGAGGAAAGGTTCACAGAGGGATTAGGAAGCTGCATTTCCCACAGGTAATGCTGTGGAAATGATTGTGTCCTTAAGATGTAAAattgcaaggaaataaaaactgctAAAAAACTGGGTACTCATTCATTGCACTTTCACTCCCTGCACTGtggttcctgctgcagagacaaCTTGTGCCAGGTGAGAGTCAACGTTCTTGAAAAtccatataatatatatgtgcTGCCACAGGTATGGAGAGCAGGTGTCAGAGAGCAGCCAGGTCTCAGAGGtttgaaaaaatgtattatCCCACCCTCTTTTCTGCCAGTCCatgtccctgtccttcccaAAGAGAAGCTGGAAGGAATGGCATGCAGCTTCCTTGGGGAACAAATGGAGAGATGCCAATTTTAGGGTTGCTCTGTTCATATTTCCCTATTGAGGTACAGAGGgaaaaatcatattaatttgtattttattatcaACCAGGGGGCTTTTTTACCAGCTCTTACCTGTGAAGAATCAGTGTGAAACAAGAGATAAACAGGAGAAGGAGGTGGCAGGTGCAAGTTTCCAACTTTGTTCTGATGTTCTCCACACAGCCCTGGTGCCTGTGTTTGTTCCTATAGCAACAGAGAAAGTGATGATGGGGGAATAATTAAAGGGAACGCTGTTGAAACTGtcacttaaaattatttgattgTTTGGTAGCATTTACTGTCAGCACAGGGCAATAACCTGGTTTTATGTGATACTGGTGTACCTcaggaaagggggaaatggctgcaggagctgacaTAAAACCACCACCAAGGTAAAACAGGCTCCTGGAACATCCTGAAcgagccacagctgctgggaaattCACCCAGCGGTGGAATTCGATATATTAATTCAGCAACAAGCTTCTTTTGTTCGCTTATTTTGACCAAGAAGCGGGACTGACTTTTTTAT
This genomic interval from Ficedula albicollis isolate OC2 chromosome Z, FicAlb1.5, whole genome shotgun sequence contains the following:
- the IER3IP1 gene encoding immediate early response 3-interacting protein 1, which gives rise to MAFTLYSLLQASLLIVNAVAVLHEERFLRHVGWGSDQGIGGFGEEPGIKAQLTNLIRSIRTVMRVPLIALNSITIVLLLLFG